GCAGGTCCTCGTAGTCATAAATGAGCTCTAACGCTTATGTGCTTTCAGTATGAAGCGATATGGGCCCAagcctcttcctctttccAGTCAGAAGGACTTGCTCTATGAACATGAGTCAAGTATAGCACCTACCTGCAACGTGGTAGACTCACAGAAATGGCAACTACTGCCGTAGGAATGTCAGTAGTCTCTACTCTCTGCTCGTTCGCTGCATGTATAGACGTAGATACACAACACAACACTCTTACGTCCATTACTGTATAACACACCAGACAAGATTTTTCTATCGTTAAAATGTCATTACCCTCCAGCCGAGAAACTACAGGTCTAGAAACACTGCCCCGAACCCCAAGCCCATTACTCCAGGCTAGACCGTCTCTGCACCCGACTCAGCAACAAGAACGGGAATGGGTACGCGATCAACGAGTCTGCCACTCAAATTTGCGGGATAAAATCCGTCATCTCGAAACAATATTGACGACTGCAGCGACCGCGAGAGGAATCTGGCAACAAAAAGTTCTGCAGTTGCGAAGTCATTTCGAACACTTCATATCGGTCAAAGCAATATTGAAGACCATAGAAGAGGCAGGAGCGCAACTCGATGCGAACGAGGCACAAGCGGCAATCAAACAGATTATTCAACACCGGCATATCGTGGAGGAGATCCAAAAGTGTACGGACGCGGCACGCGAACGCTTATCACTGCTCAGGCAGCGTGTGCAGGAACTACACGAGGAGCGTGAAGAATTATGTCTGCACCGTGAGCGTGTCCTAGCTTTGCGTCTCCACGCAATGCTGTCGGCCCCACCAGTCAGGTACGGAGATCCGTTTGATAAGCTCGTCGGGGCTGTTGCTTCCTCCACGCCTACTGGTCCATTATACGAAGTATCCCACCCAGATCCACCGGCGCCTCGCAGCCGTTGTCAGTTTCCCACCAACAGCAATCGGGTTTTGGTACAATTACGACAAGCACGAGCATTAGCAGGCTTGGATACCGGTCTCATGGACGAAGAGATAGCGTATCGTGTACTTAGAACCCCAATTGAATGGGGTAGGGTTGGCTCTATAGGGATAGATTGGTCTTTTGTATTGAGGCAGCATCTTCTTCCAGCTATGGACCCGTCGAATGAAGATCAAAGTAGGCCGTATTGGGGTTTCGCGGATGTTGTAGAGTCTGGTAACGAGAACATGGATGGGATGTAATTCCAGAACAGTGCTTACTCGATCGTACCACATACAATACAAAGATTACATCCGTTTGGGTCCTACAACTCTCATGACATTTCGTGATCTATACCCAGTCCCATCATCCCGGTCGCATCCCTTTGCACTATATCCACAGCACCGCTGACCTCAACAAAGTCTTCCAACTCTTCGCTTGTGGTTTTGAGTTTCTCTTTGACAACCGTGACGCCCTCTGAGCCAACAATATGACGCGCGGGAGGATTGTCGTGGCCTCCTATCGCCGTCAACGCGTGCACAGTCTCTGCGATCAAGTTGGCTTTCACGACGGCTGGTAACGGCGCATATAAGCTTGTCACCGTTTCCGAGCTCAGAAGATCCCCCATAGTGGGTTCTGCATCCTGGCCAGTTTCGGACATGGTACTGTCCTCACCAGGAGACTTGGTTTCGTCAAAGGTATTGCACTGTGGGGCAGCAGGATTATCTATCCTCTCAAGCTTGTCGAGAAGACCGGAGAAGATTTCTCGGGCTAGTGGTGCAGGGTTCTCGCCCTGCAGATAGACTGGCATTGGTGGAACGGACGTTATCCGGTTCGTAAGCACGTTGACTTCCATGTTGGCTTGTACTATGGACATCTTCACGTTGAAGGGGGCGATCTCGTAGGCGAGGCTCTGTTAAGGGTTAAAAGTCGCATTGTCCGGTGAACCCATTACTTACGTCGCAATAGCCTTCGATGGCCCACTGAGATGAGCAGTAGATGCCCAAGCCCGGGGTTCCGAGATGGCCAGCTATCAAGGGTCAGCAAGTGACAGGTGACGAAGGCGGAGTAGCTTACTGATTCCAGTAATAACAATGAGATGACCATTTTTTCTTTCTCGCATAATGGGAAGTACGGCTTTAATGATGTTTACGTTGGCAAAGAAGTTGATTTCAAAAATCTCGTCAACTAAGCTCAATGTTCGACTGCTCTGAGCAAGTTCCTCGACAGCGCCAATGATAGCTACTCCCCGAACTCATAGTTAGTCGCAGTACATGCTTTATTGGGAAGCGACATTACCTTCGCTGGCGGCACACAGCAGAACATCGATGCGTCCAAAAGCCTCTACAGCCTCGGCAACAGCTGCTTGGCATTGGCCAATAACTCTCCATTTGGGATCGTGTCAGCACGATAAGCATAGTAAGAAACTCATTGTACCTCACCTGCTGTCCAGGCCAACGACCCTTAAATGCTCCCGCCACCGATCTGTTTGCTTGACATCTTCCAAGAACGTACGAAAATCAAGACTTTGACCTTCGCTTTTCTCAAACTCATGAGGCACAACTCCGGCTACAACGTAGTCACCATGCTCTAGTACTTGTCTCGCCAAGGCAATTGCAATGGGCGATACTCCTCTTGTGATGAACCAGACGCGTGGAGCATTGTGTGGAGGAAAGTGCGGAGATTTCGGCCGCGGGGGCTTCGATGACGACGATTGAGCGCTACTCGTCATATCGGAAGAGGCAAGGACGTAGACATGTAGTGTATCATAGTGCTGTTCGGTTGGTGTGCACAGAGGTATTTATATAAGTACGTGGTGCTCACCATCCACCGATAGGTGTCTGACCTCGGAAGTGGAGACGGCAATGCAACT
This sequence is a window from Pyrenophora tritici-repentis strain M4 chromosome 4, whole genome shotgun sequence. Protein-coding genes within it:
- a CDS encoding Short-chain alcohol dehydrogenase, translated to MTSSAQSSSSKPPRPKSPHFPPHNAPRVWFITRGVSPIAIALARQVLEHGDYVVAGVVPHEFEKSEGQSLDFRTFLEDVKQTDRWREHLRVVGLDSRVIGQCQAAVAEAVEAFGRIDVLLCAASEVRGVAIIGAVEELAQSSRTLSLVDEIFEINFFANVNIIKAVLPIMRERKNGHLIVITGITGHLGTPGLGIYCSSQWAIEGYCDSLAYEIAPFNVKMSIVQANMEVNVLTNRITSVPPMPVYLQGENPAPLAREIFSGLLDKLERIDNPAAPQCNTFDETKSPGEDSTMSETGQDAEPTMGDLLSSETVTSLYAPLPAVVKANLIAETVHALTAIGGHDNPPARHIVGSEGVTVVKEKLKTTSEELEDFVEVSGAVDIVQRDATGMMGLGIDHEMS
- a CDS encoding FUSC domain containing protein; amino-acid sequence: MSLPSSRETTGLETLPRTPSPLLQARPSLHPTQQQEREWVRDQRVCHSNLRDKIRHLETILTTAATARGIWQQKVLQLRSHFEHFISVKAILKTIEEAGAQLDANEAQAAIKQIIQHRHIVEEIQKCTDAARERLSLLRQRVQELHEEREELCLHRERVLALRLHAMLSAPPVRYGDPFDKLVGAVASSTPTGPLYEVSHPDPPAPRSRCQFPTNSNRVLVQLRQARALAGLDTGLMDEEIAYRVLRTPIEWGRVGSIGIDWSFVLRQHLLPAMDPSNEDQSRPYWGFADVVESGNENMDGM